A genomic segment from Chloroflexota bacterium encodes:
- a CDS encoding heavy-metal-associated domain-containing protein: MEQLSLVIPALYADHHVTNIKRLLAPIAGVEDVVASAAFKEVFIEFDPAKTTSAAIVKVLTGAGYAPGELEVVAESPYATGDPAWDKLGVRATTTSQVDLQLSGEFRKY, translated from the coding sequence ATGGAACAACTATCACTCGTCATCCCCGCGCTCTATGCCGATCATCATGTCACGAACATCAAGCGATTGCTTGCGCCCATCGCGGGCGTGGAAGATGTGGTGGCGAGCGCGGCGTTCAAAGAAGTCTTTATCGAATTCGACCCCGCCAAGACGACGTCAGCCGCTATCGTGAAAGTGTTGACGGGCGCAGGTTACGCGCCGGGCGAACTCGAAGTCGTTGCCGAGTCGCCGTATGCTACGGGTGATCCGGCGTGGGATAAACTGGGCGTGCGCGCGACGACGACGAGTCAAGTGGATTTGCAATTGTCGGGCGAGTTCCGGAAATACTAG
- a CDS encoding formate--tetrahydrofolate ligase: MAIKVKHPVPSDIEIAQACKMKPILQVAEEIGLKEKELELYGNYKAKVHLEVRERLKKRKQGKYIDVTAITPTPLGEGKTTTTVGLSQALGAHLKQSVITCIRQPSMGPTFGIKGGAAGGGYSQIVPMEDFNLHLTGDIHAVSAANNLLAAAIDARMLHERDPKIDDDKLAVAICPDGHFPLAVQKRAQRLGINANKLADLNAEDKRRLFRLDIDPNSITWMRVVDINDRLIRKIQIGLGDEEKGNERITGYDIAVASEVMAILGLTSGIEDMRDRLGRVVIGTNSKGEAVTAEDLGVAGAMTVLMKDALLPNLMQTLEGTPAFVHAGPFANIAHGNSSIVADQIALKLADYVVTESGFGADIGMEKFMDIKCRYSGLIPNAVVMVATVRALKMHGGGPKVVAGRPLDKAYTEENLALLEKGMPNLLKHIENAKMFGVPVVVAINSFKYDTKAEVALIKRLVEEAGSQAVACSHWMNGGKGAKELGEVVMDAVKKSNHFEFLYPLDMSIKQKIETIATKVYGADGVDYTPEAEAKIELYTKLGFDKLPICMAKTHLSLSHDVALKGRPTGFRIPVRDIRASVGAGFLYPLCGTMRTMPGLPTRPVFYDVDLDLKTGKVLGLF; the protein is encoded by the coding sequence ATGGCAATCAAGGTCAAGCATCCCGTTCCGAGCGACATTGAGATCGCCCAAGCATGCAAGATGAAACCGATTCTTCAAGTCGCGGAAGAAATCGGTTTGAAAGAAAAAGAGCTTGAACTCTACGGCAATTACAAAGCCAAAGTCCACCTCGAAGTTCGTGAACGCCTCAAGAAACGCAAGCAAGGCAAGTACATTGATGTCACCGCAATTACGCCTACCCCCCTCGGCGAAGGTAAAACTACGACAACGGTCGGTCTCTCACAGGCGCTTGGCGCGCATTTGAAACAAAGCGTCATCACCTGCATCCGTCAACCCTCGATGGGTCCCACGTTTGGCATCAAGGGCGGCGCGGCGGGCGGCGGCTATTCCCAGATCGTCCCGATGGAAGATTTCAATCTGCACCTGACCGGCGATATTCACGCGGTCAGCGCGGCGAACAACCTGCTTGCCGCCGCAATCGACGCGCGCATGTTGCACGAGCGCGATCCCAAGATTGACGACGACAAACTCGCCGTCGCCATCTGTCCCGATGGTCATTTCCCGCTGGCAGTTCAAAAACGCGCGCAACGTCTCGGCATCAACGCGAACAAACTCGCGGACTTGAACGCCGAAGATAAACGCCGCTTGTTCCGCCTCGACATTGACCCGAACTCGATCACCTGGATGCGTGTCGTGGATATTAACGACCGCTTGATCCGCAAGATTCAGATCGGTCTTGGCGATGAAGAAAAAGGCAACGAACGCATCACCGGTTACGACATCGCGGTGGCGTCCGAAGTGATGGCGATCCTGGGTTTGACCAGCGGCATCGAGGACATGCGCGACCGCCTGGGTCGCGTCGTCATCGGCACCAACTCCAAGGGCGAAGCGGTGACTGCCGAAGACCTGGGCGTCGCCGGCGCGATGACGGTCTTGATGAAAGACGCGTTGCTCCCCAACTTGATGCAAACGCTTGAGGGCACGCCCGCCTTCGTGCACGCCGGTCCCTTTGCGAATATCGCGCATGGCAACTCGTCCATCGTCGCCGATCAGATCGCGCTAAAACTCGCGGATTACGTCGTGACGGAATCCGGCTTTGGCGCGGACATCGGCATGGAAAAATTCATGGACATCAAGTGCCGCTACTCGGGCTTGATTCCAAACGCGGTCGTCATGGTCGCGACGGTGCGCGCGCTCAAGATGCACGGCGGCGGACCCAAGGTCGTCGCGGGTCGCCCGCTCGACAAAGCGTACACCGAAGAAAATCTCGCGCTCCTCGAAAAGGGTATGCCGAATTTGCTCAAGCATATCGAGAACGCCAAGATGTTTGGCGTCCCGGTCGTCGTCGCGATCAACTCGTTCAAGTACGACACGAAAGCCGAAGTCGCGCTGATCAAACGTTTGGTCGAAGAAGCCGGGTCGCAAGCTGTCGCGTGCTCGCACTGGATGAACGGCGGCAAGGGCGCGAAGGAACTGGGCGAAGTGGTGATGGACGCGGTAAAAAAGTCGAATCACTTTGAGTTCCTCTATCCGCTCGATATGTCCATCAAGCAAAAGATCGAAACGATCGCGACCAAAGTGTACGGAGCGGACGGCGTTGATTACACGCCCGAAGCTGAAGCCAAGATCGAACTGTACACGAAACTCGGTTTCGACAAACTGCCGATCTGCATGGCGAAGACGCACCTCTCGTTGTCGCACGACGTTGCGCTCAAAGGTCGCCCGACCGGTTTCCGCATTCCGGTGCGCGACATTCGCGCGAGTGTTGGCGCGGGTTTCCTCTATCCGCTCTGCGGCACGATGCGAACGATGCCAGGTCTGCCGACGCGTCCGGTGTTCTATGATGTTGATCTCGATTTGAAGACCGGTAAAGTGTTGGGGTTGTTCTAA